The DNA window GCAAAATGCGTCCGTAAAGCATGCCCGGTCGGTTGATGTCAAAAGTATATTTCGCTTTTCCAGTGACCTTGTCCTTGCCGGACAAACGGTTTATCCGTTTGCCGATAAGGCGCGATTCACTTGCTTCTCCCCATGATGCCATGCTTTTTCCTCCTATAAATGACTGCTCCAATAGGACGACAGCCTGCTGTGTCCTGTCAAATAAGGCAATAGGAATTACATCTTATCTGATGCAGTTTTGACAGCATCAAAAATGAACGGATACGTTCCGCAGCGACACGTGTTGCCAGACAGACCGGTTTTGATTTCTTCAAGGGTCGGTTGTTTGTTCTCGTTCAACAGTGCTGCAGATGAGACGATAAAACCGGGCGTGCAGAATCCGCACATGAGGGCATCGTGTTTGATGAATGCCTCTTGGACCGGGTGCAAGGCGTCTCCGTTTGCTAATCCCTCAACGGTTGTTATCTTCTTGCCTTGGGCATCGATTGCAAGCATCATGCAAGCGTAAACCGACTTGCCGTCTACCATAACGGTGCATCCACCGCATTCGCCTCGGTCGCAAATGAGTTTAGAACCCGTCAAGTCAACATTGTTTCCACTTGTATCGATTCCATCTCGTAAAACTGTCAAGAGTGTTGTGCGCGCTTCAACTTCAACTTCATACATTTTCTCGTTGATATTGAGTTGAATGGTCGCGGTAGAAATAGCGTCGCCCGCTTGGGCTTCAGCGGCATTTTCGCTGCCAATGAGGACGCTGGGTACGACGGTCGCGGCAACGGTACCGGTGCCTACACCCTTCAAGAAGCTCCGGCGCGAGATGCTTGTACCCTGTTTTTTTTCTTTATCCGACATGCGTTGCCTCCTTCAATCGTGCGAATGTAAAACAAAGGCAAATTGTGCTTTCATATCACAATTTGGATTAAAATTGTATTTATCGCATTCGTTAGTTAATTCGTTGTCTATCGGTTTCCTCAGTATAGCAAAAATGACTTTTTTTATCAATAAAAAAAACGAGTACAGCACAATTAAGTTTCGATCTTTAGTTAGGAGGTGGAAGGTTAAAAATCTGATGGCTTGACGCGCGAGTCCGTCATGTCAGGTTTGGTATGGTTGCAAACCAGATTCCCAATTTTTA is part of the Candidatus Poribacteria bacterium genome and encodes:
- a CDS encoding 2Fe-2S iron-sulfur cluster-binding protein encodes the protein MSDKEKKQGTSISRRSFLKGVGTGTVAATVVPSVLIGSENAAEAQAGDAISTATIQLNINEKMYEVEVEARTTLLTVLRDGIDTSGNNVDLTGSKLICDRGECGGCTVMVDGKSVYACMMLAIDAQGKKITTVEGLANGDALHPVQEAFIKHDALMCGFCTPGFIVSSAALLNENKQPTLEEIKTGLSGNTCRCGTYPFIFDAVKTASDKM